The Sphaerospermopsis torques-reginae ITEP-024 genome has a window encoding:
- the hmpF gene encoding pilus motility taxis protein HmpF — MLYLAEVQKQRASLLSGGAKTELKLLACQRSDQNWSNLSEETIVAEEASKLNDGALVLVELSPNRQVQRIQQASRPLVNILQSFSRQVEKFKLKEDEIDQWKQSLMFQVQELNRREMDMEARWEQLQNLEQEVQRLEKNKQEVEKSREQIDRLRAEVERNRQELEGAWEHLRGEQRRLDEIKTDSHQGTVFNEDQSRQIADLFNRLSHGVGSTGILRENLNLALELVEKQQATLNPHWQQLESQRHLAQQQQGEVEQLCQTLSDRQSELQQSQNYLQEQITQLQLTKTQLNSKQDFLAILKEQLSNQEYLYQQTQAFLTMTGNMVLESQVDVEALRHLPLEELQKIVHDLQNKLAIDSSFVQDQEQELNYKEQAIQEIEKKIRHASGDELRNLASELAEEQDLYQMLNKSLKPQRHNLRKQEQIFKQHQAILLQRQGQSVPHSTGDNAINLESILAQIDTQRQQQSQALQKLESEIQQLSADIESKQGEIEHQTHELESQRQEIKSLEAQLLNLQTTTAECWGKVNLYKEALQPIQDCLDGLRYQLQAVSESLNHVQESGDSQLQIITQMRQTITSLIPQLDLLAS; from the coding sequence GTGCTGTATTTAGCAGAAGTACAAAAACAAAGAGCTAGTTTACTGAGTGGCGGTGCTAAAACTGAACTCAAACTACTAGCTTGTCAACGTAGTGACCAGAATTGGAGTAATCTCTCAGAGGAAACAATTGTGGCTGAGGAAGCCAGCAAATTGAATGATGGCGCACTTGTATTGGTCGAACTGAGTCCGAATCGTCAAGTACAGCGGATTCAGCAAGCCAGTCGTCCGCTAGTAAACATTTTGCAAAGTTTTTCCCGTCAAGTGGAAAAATTTAAGCTGAAGGAAGATGAAATTGACCAGTGGAAGCAGTCACTCATGTTTCAAGTCCAAGAGCTAAATCGCCGAGAAATGGACATGGAAGCGCGGTGGGAACAACTGCAAAATCTAGAACAAGAGGTACAACGCTTAGAAAAAAACAAGCAGGAAGTTGAAAAATCCCGCGAGCAAATTGACAGGTTGCGGGCAGAAGTTGAACGCAATCGTCAGGAACTCGAAGGTGCTTGGGAGCATTTACGGGGAGAACAACGTCGTCTTGATGAAATTAAAACAGATTCTCACCAGGGGACTGTTTTCAATGAGGATCAAAGCCGACAAATTGCTGATTTATTCAATCGCTTATCTCATGGTGTTGGTTCTACGGGAATATTGCGGGAAAATCTGAATTTGGCTTTGGAACTTGTAGAAAAGCAACAAGCAACTCTCAACCCACATTGGCAACAACTAGAGTCGCAACGCCATTTGGCTCAACAACAACAAGGGGAAGTTGAACAACTCTGCCAAACTTTGAGCGATCGCCAATCTGAACTCCAACAAAGTCAAAATTATTTGCAGGAACAAATAACTCAGTTACAACTGACTAAAACACAACTGAACAGTAAACAAGATTTTCTGGCCATACTCAAAGAACAATTGTCAAATCAAGAATATTTATACCAACAAACCCAGGCTTTTTTAACAATGACTGGGAATATGGTTTTGGAAAGTCAAGTTGATGTAGAAGCTTTGCGGCATCTCCCTCTGGAAGAACTGCAAAAAATTGTACACGATTTACAAAACAAACTAGCAATAGATTCTAGTTTCGTTCAAGACCAGGAACAAGAATTAAATTACAAGGAACAAGCTATACAAGAAATAGAGAAAAAGATCCGCCACGCATCTGGAGATGAACTCAGAAATTTAGCATCAGAACTCGCTGAAGAACAAGACCTCTATCAGATGCTAAATAAAAGTTTAAAACCACAACGCCATAATTTACGAAAACAGGAGCAAATTTTTAAACAACATCAAGCTATTTTACTGCAACGACAAGGACAGTCTGTTCCCCATTCCACTGGTGATAATGCAATTAATTTAGAGTCAATTCTTGCCCAAATTGACACCCAACGACAACAACAATCCCAAGCACTGCAAAAGCTAGAAAGTGAGATTCAGCAACTGAGTGCTGATATTGAAAGCAAACAAGGGGAAATAGAACATCAAACCCATGAGTTAGAGTCTCAGCGTCAAGAAATTAAATCACTGGAAGCACAATTACTGAATTTGCAAACTACAACTGCTGAATGTTGGGGTAAGGTCAATCTTTATAAAGAAGCTTTACAACCTATTCAAGATTGTTTGGATGGTTTGCGGTATCAGTTGCAAGCTGTTTCTGAATCTTTAAATCATGTTCAAGAAAGTGGTGATTCTCAACTTCAGATTATTACTCAAATGCGTCAGACTATTACAAGTTTGATTCCTCAATTGGATTTGTTAGCGTCTTAG
- a CDS encoding response regulator transcription factor has protein sequence MSTVLIVEDSIAQREMITDILKASGLTVTHAGDGVEALEAIQSTPPDLVVLDIVMPGMNGYELCRRLKSDPKTQNVPVVMCSSKGEEFDRYWGMRQGADAYIAKPFQPTELVGTVKQLLRG, from the coding sequence ATGAGTACAGTTCTGATTGTCGAAGACAGCATCGCCCAAAGGGAGATGATCACAGATATCCTCAAAGCTAGTGGCTTAACTGTCACCCATGCGGGAGACGGAGTAGAAGCTTTAGAAGCCATTCAAAGCACACCTCCCGATTTAGTAGTTTTGGATATTGTCATGCCCGGCATGAACGGTTACGAACTTTGTCGGCGGTTAAAATCCGATCCCAAAACCCAAAATGTCCCCGTAGTCATGTGTTCTTCCAAAGGAGAAGAATTTGATCGCTACTGGGGAATGAGACAAGGAGCAGACGCTTATATAGCCAAACCGTTTCAACCAACCGAGTTGGTAGGAACAGTCAAACAATTGCTGCGAGGATAA
- a CDS encoding chemotaxis protein CheW: MVSKPDFLSGSGQDQFSPELQLESPDSLGVAQAIDPKGELHLRFYIPSQQEFALPATGIREVIELSPDRITPIPNASPLLLGTLNLRGRLIWVADLGQFLGDATPLNTDRSEISVIAIEDQDTIVGLGVEQICGMGWLDVQYLMPANNVPDTMAPFLRGEWIDTENNKYLRLIDQTAILRSARWAG, translated from the coding sequence ATGGTCAGCAAACCAGACTTTTTAAGTGGCAGCGGTCAAGACCAATTTAGCCCAGAATTACAACTAGAAAGTCCTGATAGCCTTGGCGTGGCACAAGCCATAGACCCAAAAGGCGAGTTACATTTAAGATTTTATATTCCTTCACAACAGGAGTTTGCATTACCGGCAACTGGGATCAGGGAAGTCATCGAACTCAGTCCTGATCGGATCACCCCGATTCCTAATGCTTCTCCACTGCTTTTGGGTACTCTAAATTTACGAGGTCGATTAATTTGGGTAGCAGATTTAGGTCAATTTCTGGGAGATGCAACTCCATTAAACACGGATAGGTCTGAGATATCAGTAATTGCTATTGAAGATCAAGACACAATAGTAGGCTTAGGAGTGGAACAAATATGTGGTATGGGTTGGCTTGATGTACAGTATCTCATGCCAGCCAATAATGTACCAGATACGATGGCTCCTTTTCTCCGGGGAGAATGGATAGATACTGAAAACAATAAGTATCTAAGGTTAATTGATCAAACAGCAATTTTGCGGAGTGCTAGGTGGGCAGGTTGA